One segment of Dermochelys coriacea isolate rDerCor1 chromosome 27, rDerCor1.pri.v4, whole genome shotgun sequence DNA contains the following:
- the NPEPPS gene encoding puromycin-sensitive aminopeptidase codes for MPEKRPFERLPAEVSPLNYGLCLKPDLLDFTFEGKLEAAVQVRQATNQIVMNCADIDIITASYAPEGDEEIHATGFNYQNEDEKVTLSFPSTLQKGTGTLKIDFVGELNDKMKGFYRSKYTTPSGDTRYAAVTQFEATDARRAFPCWDEPAIKATFDISLVVPKDRVALSNMNVTDRKPYPDDENLVEVKFARTPVMSTYLVAFVVGEYDFVETRSSDGVLVRVYTPVGKAEQGKFALEVAAKTLPFYKGYFNVPYPLPKIDLIAIADFAAGAMENWGLVTYRETALLIDPKNSCSSSRQWVALVVGHELAHQWFGNLVTMEWWTHLWLNEGFASWIEYLCVDHCFPEYDIWTQFVSADYTRAQELDALDNSHPIEVSVGHPSEVDEIFDAISYSKGASVIRMLHDYIGDEDFRKGMHLYLTRFQQRNAATEDLWESLEKASGKPIAAVMNTWTKQMGFPLIYVEAEQQEEDKILKLVQKKFCASGPYSGEDCPLWMVPISICTSDDPSCAKMQVLMDKPELTLVLKDVKPGQWVKLNLGTVGFYRTQYSPDMLESLIPAIQDLSLPPVDRLGLQNDLFSLARAGIISTVDVLKVMEAFVNEPNYTVWSDLSCNLGILSTLLSHTDFYEEIQVFVKDVFSPIGERLGWDPKPGEGHLDALLRGLVLGKLGKAGHKATLEEARRRFKDHVEGKHILSADLRSPVYVTVLKHGDGATLDTMLKLHKQADMQEEKNRIERILGAISQPELIQKVLTFALSEEVRPQDTVSVIGGVAGSSKQGRRAAWKFVKDNWEELYNRYQGGFLISRLIKLSVDGFAIDKMAAEVKAFFETHPAPSAERTVQQCCENILLNAAWLNRDAESIHQYLLQRKAPPAMV; via the exons AAATACACGCCACAGGATTCAACTATCAAAATGAAGATGAGAAAGTTACTCTCTCCTTTCCCAGTACTCTACAAAAAG GGACAGGGACGTTAAAGATAGACTTTGTTGGAGAGTTGAATGATAAAATGAAAGGTTTCTATAGAAGTAAATATACCACCCCTTCCGGAGACACACGCTATGCTGCTGTCACTCAATTTGAG GCCACTGATGCCCGCAGAGCCTTCCCTTGCTGGGATGAACCTGCTATTAAGGCGACATTCGATATCTCATTGGTTGTCCCTAAAGACAGAGTAGCTTTGTCAAATATG AATGTCACTGATCGGAAGCCATACCCTGATGATGAAAATCTGGTGGAAGTGAAGTTTGCCCGCACGCCTGTGATGTCAACGTACCTAGTAGCATTTGTGGTGGGAGAATATGACTTTGTAGAGACCAGGTCATCTGATGGTGTGTTAGTCCGTGTTTACACTCCTGTTGGCAAAGCAGAACAGGGAAAGTTCGCATTAGAG gtTGCTGCTAAAACTCTGCCTTTTTATAAGGGCTACTTCAATGTTCCTTATCCTCTTCCTAAAATTGATCTCATAGCTATTGCAGACTTTGCAGCTG gTGCCATGGAGAACTGGGGCCTTGTTACTTATAG GGAGACTGCACTGCTGATTGATCCCAAAAATTCCTGCTCTTCGTCCCGCCAATGGGTTGCTTTGGTTGTGGGACATGAACTTGCTCATCAGTGGTTTGGAAACCttgtcaccatg GAATGGTGGACCCACCTCTGGCTGAATGAAGGCTTTGCCTCCTGGATTGAGTATCTCTGTGTAgaccactgcttcccagaatatgATATCTGGACTCAGTTTGTTTCTGCTGATTACACACGAGCTCAAGAACTTGATGCCTTAGACAACAGTCATCctattgaa GTCAGCGTGGGCCACCCATCTGAAGTAGACGAAATATTTGATGCTATTTCTTATAGCAAAGGAGCATCTGTAATCCGAATGTTACATGACTACATTGGAGATGAG GATTTTCGGAAAGGAATGCATTTGTACTTAACCAGGTTCCAGCAGAGGAATGCAGCTACAG AGGACCTTTGGGAGAGCCTGGAGAAAGCCAGTGGTAAACCGATAGCTGCTGTAATGAATACATGGACCAAACAAATGGGATTCCCACTTATTTATGTGGAAGCAGAGCAG caAGAAGAGGACAAAATTCTGAAGTTAGTCCAGAAGAAGTTCTGTGCCAGTGGACCATATAGCG GGGAGGACTGTCCTCTGTGGATGGTCCCTATTAGTATTTGTACAAGCGATGACCCCAGCTGTGCCAAAATGCAAGTGTTGATGGACAAGCCAGAGCTGACATTGGTTTTGAAAGATGTTAAACCAGGCCAGTGGGTGAAG TTAAACTTGGGAACAGTAGGGTTTTACCGTACTCAGTACAGCCCTGACATGCTGGAGAGTTTAATACCAGCGATCCAAGACCTCTCCCTACCCCCTGTGGACAGACTTGGGCTGCAGAATGATCTCTTCTCTCTG GCCCGAGCTGGAATCATTAGCACTGTAGATGTTCTAAAAGTCATGGAGGCTTTTGTGAATGAGCCCAATTATACAGTGTGGAGCGACCTGAGCTGTAACCTGGGGATTCTCTCAACTCTCTTGTCCCACACAGACTTCTATGAGGAAATCCAGGTGTTTGTGAAAGATGTCTTTTCACCCATAGGGGAGAGGCTAGGATGGGACCCCAAACCTGGAGAGG GTCATCTGGATGCACTTCTGAGGGGCCTGGTTTTGGGAAAACTAGGAAAAGCTGGGCATAAGGCAACATTAGAAGAAGCACGACGTCGGTTTAAGGACCACGTAGAAGGAAAACACATCCTCTCAGCTGACCTGAGAAGTCCT GTATATGTAACAGTTTTGAAGCATGGAGATGGTGCTACTTTAGACACTATGCTAAAG CTACACAAACAAGCAGATATGCAGGAGGAGAAGAACCGAATTGAGCGAATTCTCGGAGCCATCTCTCAACCTGAACTGATCCAAAAAGTTCTGACCTTTGCACTTTCA GAAGAGGTACGTCCCCAGGATACCGTGTCTGTTATCGGTGGAGTGGCTGGAAGCAGCAAGCAGGGGAGAAGAGCTGCCTGGAAATTTGTAAAGGACAATTGGGAGGAACTTTATAATCGCTATCAGGGTGGATTCTTAATATCCAGACTAATAAAG CTATCGGTGGATGGATTTGCAATTGATAAAATGGCTGCAGAAGTTAAG GCCTTCTTTGAGACTCACCCTGCTCCATCGGCAGAACGCACTGTCCAGCAGTGCTGTGAAAATATCTTGCTGAATGCAGCTTGGCTGAATCGGGACGCCGAGAGCATCCACCAATATCTTCTGCAGCGCAAGGCCCCGCCAGCCATGGTGTGA